The segment CGCGCACCTGGAGATCGCCGAGGCCGCAACCGTCGTCCACGAGCACCGCATTCGAACGGCTGGACGCCAGTCCCGGGAAACTACGTCATCCTTAATGTGGGCGCGACGAAGTCCGTACGAGTCGACTACCTGGCCGAAAAGGCCCGTAGCGGCAGGCGTAGTCCTGGTTAAAGGGTGGCCCTTGAAACCGACCCGGCCGCCCCTACGTTATGTGCCAGCCGCTTGCCCACCCCCGTGGGCAGGCGTACGATCCGCCCCTCATCCACGAGACCTGACCATGTTTGCCTGCAAGCACGCATTGATCCACCTGCCAACGATCGCCCCATGGGCGCGTCGCGGGTGCGCGCGCGCCATGTCAGGCCCTACGCCGTAAGGCGCCCGGTCTCGAATGCCTGTCAAAAAGCACCCGCGAGGGTGTTTTTTTTTGCCTCGATTTCCGCCGATCCCCGATTTCTACAAGCCCACTACCGGAGCACCGTGCCATGAAGAACTGCCGCGAACCCTGATCCTGACCCGTCCCACCCACGCCAGGGGCGACGGGAAAGCTTCGGGGGCATGCCTCGCTCGTCACACGGACCGAGCCCCTGGCGTCCCGAATGGAACTGTTCAACCATGAGTACCCGCGATACCACTATTCCCGTCGGCCGTTGGCGCAACCTCGGCATCATCGCCCATGTCGACGCAGGCAAAACCACGCTCACCGAGCGCCTTCTCTACAAGACCGGCACGATCCATCGCACCGGTGAGGTGCACGATGGCGCGACCACCACCGACCATATGGAACTCGAGCGCGAGCGTGGCATCACGATCGGCGCCGCAGCCGTGCGCGCCAACTGGACGCCGGAAGGCGGCCTGCCGCATCGCCTCACGCTGATCGACACGCCCGGGCACATCGACTTCGCCATCGAGGTGGAGCGTTCGCTGCGCGTGCTCGACGGCGCGGTCGTGGTGTTCTCCGGCGTGGCCGGCGTGCAGCCGCAATCGGAAACCGTGTGGCACCAGGCGCGCCGCCATGGCGTGCCGCTGATGGCCTTCGTGAACAAGATGGACCGGCCCGGCGCGGATTTCGACGCGACGCTGGTGCAGATGCGCGAAAAGCTGGGTGCCAACCCCTGGGTCGTGGCGCAGCCGGTCATCGACGGTGAACACATCGTGGGCCTCGTGGACTTGGTGGCGGAGCGCACCTGGCTGTTCGACGAAAAGGGCACGCCCGTCATCACCCCGTGGAGCGCCGATGAGCGCGCCGCGCATGCGAATGCGCGCGCCGAGCTGATCGCCGCGATCGCGGACAAGGACGATGACCTGGCCGAACTGTGGCTGGCGGAAAAGCCCGTGGACGCCGAGGCGCTCACGGCGGCGCTGCGTCGTGGCACGCTGGCCGGCCTTGGCCAGCCGGTGCTGCCCGGCTCGGCCTTCCGTAACGTGGGCATCGAGCCGCTGCTTGACGCGTTCGTGGCGTACCTGCCGTCGCCGCTGGATCGTCCGTCCGTCGTTGGCCATACCGACCACGGCGACATCCAGGTTGCACCTGATGCCGCGGCGCCGCTGGCCGCCCTGGTCTTCAAGGTGGTGAACCAGTCGCATGGTCCGCTGGCCTTCGTGCGCGTGTACTCGGGCCGCCTGCATGTCGGCGATGCCGTGTGGCGCAGTGGCAGCGAGCGTACGCAGCGCGTCGGCCGTCTCGCCGTGGTGCGCGCTGACGACACCGAGGCGGTGGAGTCGGCCGAGGCGGGCGATATCGTCGCGATCATGGGCTGGAAGGATGTCGCCACCGGCGAAACGCTGGCCGATACGCATCACCACGTGCGGCTGGAAACCATCCAGGCGCAGCCGGCGGTGCTGTCGTGGCGGTTGTCACCGGAGCGCTCGGCCGACCTGCTGAAGCTCGGCAACGGGCTGGCGCGCCTGGCACAGGAGGATCCGTCCTTCCGTGTCAGCACGGACCCGGAAACCGGCGAAACCCTGGTCTGGGGCATGGGCGAACTCCACCTCGAAGTCATGGTGGAACGCCTGCGCCGCGAATGGGGCGTGCAGGTGCGCACGGGTTCGCCGCGGGTGGCCTACCAGGAAACGCCGGCCAGGCCGTCGGGCCCGGTGGAAGGCAAGCTCGCCAAGCAGACCGGTGGCAGCGGCCAGTTCGCGCGGGTCGTGTTGTCCGTGTCGCCCGTGGAAGGCGATGCGAACCGCTACGAAGACCGCACGACCGGCGGCGTCATCCCGAAGCAGTTCCAGTCGTCGGTGCAGAAGGGCGCGGAGCAGGCGCTGCTGGAAGGCCCGCGTGGCTACCCGGTGGTGGGTGCGGAGGTGCTGGTGCTCGATGGCCAGGCGCATGCCGTGGATTCGAACGAAGCCGCGTTCCATCGCGCCGCGCAGATCGCGGTGCGGTCGGCCCTCGAAGCCACGGGTACCGTGCTGCTTGAGCCGGTGATGCGTGTTTCGGTGTCCGCGCCGGGCGTGGCGGTGGGTGACGTGCTGGGCGACCTGCAGCGTCGCGGTGGCCAGATCGTGAACCTGACCGACAAGCAGGAGCGCACGGAGATCGAAGCCGACGTGCCGCTGGCCCAGCTCGACGGGTACAGCACCACCCTGCGCAGCCTGAGCCAGGGCCGTGCGTCCGCGACGGTGGCGTTCCATGCCTACCGGCCGGCCACGGTGCAGGAAGCCCGCAAGCAGGCCTGACAGCCCGCCGGTCGCGTGATCCCTGTACGCTTCGGGCATGCTCACGTATGCCGAAGCCCTAGCCACGTTAGTCCGTGAAGCCCACCCGCTCGGTACCGAGCGGGTGGGCCTTTCCGTGTCCGCGGGACGCCTTCTTGGCGCGGACATCACCAGTCCGCTTTCCCTGCCGTCGTTTGATAACGCCGCGATGGACGGGTTCGCCATCCGCTCCGGCGAGGGCGATCTACCCGCTGGTACGCGGTTCACCGTCGCGGGCATGCAAGCTGCCGGTGACGACACCGCCGCATGGCCCGGCAGCGATGCCTGCGAAATCGCCACCGGCGCGCGCGTGCCGGACGGGTTCGATACCGTGGTCCCGGTCGAACGTTGCGAGCGCAACGGCGACAGCGTGCAGTTGATGCAGGATGAAAAGCGCGGCCAGAACATTCGCCGCACAGGCGGCGACATCGCCGCGGGCGCCGTCGCGCTCCGTGCCGGCCGCCGCATCGACGCCGCGGCCATCATGCTCCTCGCCGCCCTCGGCATCGACGAGCTCACCGTGGTGCGCCGGCCGCGCGTGGCGATCATCAACACCGGTAGCGAGCTGCATGCCAGCGGGCCGCTTCCCGACGGTGGCATCCACGATTCCAATGGCCCGTTCCTCGAGGCGATGATGGCGTCATGGGGTGTCGAGGCACTCCCGCGCCGTCGTGTTCGCGATACGGGCGATGCCTTTCACCATGCCGTGGCGGATGCGCGGGCCGCCGGTGCTGACCTGATCCTCACGACCGGTGCCGTCTCGGCGGGCCGTTTCGACTTCGTGCCATCGGCCCTTGAAGCGATGGGCGCGCGCGAACTGTTCCATAAGGTCGCCATCCGTCCGGGCAAACCGATTCTCGCCGCCCGCTTCGACGATGGCCCCCTCGTGCTTGGCCTGCCGGGCAATCCCATCGCCGTTGCCGTCGGCCACCGCTTCTTCGTCGCACCTGTGTTGCGGGCGATGGCAGGCCTGCCGCCCGAACAGCCCCAGCGCGTACGCCTCGACGAAGCCTATGAGGCACGCCCGGGGCTGCAGCATTTCGCGCTGGGCCGGGTCGCGCCGGATGCCGAGGGGCGCCAGGTGGCGTGCGTCCAGCGTAACCAGGCGGCCTACCGGATCGTGCCGTTTACCCAGGCGAATGCATGGCTTGCCGCGGATAGCGCCTTTGGCGACGTCGTCGATGCGTGGCCGCTGGATCCGGCGGCCGCGCCATGATCGGCGTCATTCTCGCAGGTGGCCTTTCCTCACGCATGGGCGAAGACAAGGCCTTGCTTCGCATCGACGGCCGTACCTTGCTGGAGCGAACGCGAGACGTCCTGGTCGAGGCCGGGGCGGAGCGCATCGTGATCAGCGGCGCACGCGATGGCGGCATCCCCGACAGGTGGCCGGGCAAAGGCCCCATCGGCGGCATCGCCAGCGTGGCGGCGCAGCTGATGGATGGCGAACTGCTCATCGTGCCGGTGGACATGCCCGCGCTCGAAGTCGCCACGCTGGCGCGCCTGCGCGACGAGCAGCGCATGCGCGCCACACGCTGGGCGGGCCACCCGTTGCCGATGCGGCTGACGCTGGACGCGATCACGCGCGCGACCCTGGCCGAGATGCTGGGGCTGGAGGGACGCGACTGCTCCGTCTCCGCCTTGCAGGCCCGCGTAGGCGTGGCCACACTTTCGCTCGACGGCGTCGATACGCGGACGCTGGTGAACTGCAACACCCCCGACGACTGGCGCGAGGCGAACGCATGAGAGTGCAGCTGGAAAACGACACGATCCGCGTCCGCATCGACGAGGACGAGCTGGCCGAACTGCTCGACAACGTGGCCCTGATGGGTTCCACGGCCTTTGGCCGGGCCTTCACCATGCGCTACGCCATCGACGCCACCAATAGCCCGGCCTGCGTGCTTGATGGCAATGCGCACGAATGGCGCCTCGAAGTGCCCCTGGCGCACCTCGCGGAGCTGAAAGCCCGGCTACCGGCCAAAGAGGGCCTGGTCTACGACATCCCGGGCAACGACACCGTGGCCACCACGGTGGTGCTTGATGTGGACATCAAGGACAGCCTGAAACGCCGCCGTTAAAGGCCGGCGTCGCGGATCCGCTCCGGGCGGCTGTAGACGTTGAAGCGGCCCGGGCGGGCGAACCCCGCCAGGGTCATGCCGCAATCGGTGGCCAGTGCGACGGCCAGGGCCGTTGGCGCCGAAATGGCCACCAGCACGGTGATCCCCGCGACGGCCGCCTTGGTCACCATCTCGTAGCTGGCGCGGCTGGTGATCACGGCGAAGCCTTCGCGCGGGTCGATGCCGCGGCGGGTCATCGCGCCGATCAGCTTGTCCAGCGCGTTATGCCGGCCGACGTCTTCGCGCACCACCATGAGTGAGCCATCGGTGCGTGCCCACGCGGCGGCATGCACCGAGCCGGTGAACGCATTGATCGGCTGCTCGGCGCGCAGGGCTTCCAGCGCGCGCTCAATCGCGTCGGGCGTGACGGTGGTGCCGGCGGCGACGGGGCGTGGGCGACGGATCACGTCTTCAAGCTCGCGCGTGCCGCAGATGCCACAGCCGCTGCGCCCGGGGATGTTCCGTTCCGGCACCACCGGGGCATCGTTGGCGGCCGCCTGCGCCGTCACGACGTCGATGGAAATGCCTTCGAGGCCTTCATGGATCTCGATGGCAGTGATCTCGCGGACGTCGCTGACGCGGTTCTCCGTCAACGCGAAGCCGCGGGCGAAATCTTCCAGGTCCACGGGCGAGGCCATCATCACGGCGAACGGCTTGCCGTTGAAGTGAAGGGCCACCGGGATCTCTTCCGCCAGGCGGTCGTCATCCTGCGTGATGCGGCCACGCTCGTAGCGGGTGACCGGGCGGGAGGCGCTGCCGAGGGGTGTGGTGTGTTCAGGTCGCATGGGCGGTGTGCGGGCGGCGGGTTTTCGGGGCGGGTTCGGTGGAGGCGACGACGCGTACGGGCACTGACTTGTACGTGGGCGTGCCGGAGTGGCTGTCGTGGTTCTCCAGCGAGATGAGCGCGTTGCCTTCCGGGTAATACATGGCCACCGAGCCTTCGGCGATGTCGTAGGCCACGGCGGTGAAGCCGCGCACGGCGCGCTGCCGGCCATCGGCGATATTGCGGCCGGTGGCAAGGATATCGATGCGATCGCCGTGCTTCAGCCCCCGCGCAGCGAGGTCGCTGGCGTGCAGGAAGACGACATCGCGGCGGCCGGTCACGCCGCGGTAGCGATCGTTGAGGCCGTAAATCGTGGTGTTGTACTGGTCGTGCGAGCGAATCGTCGTCAGCATCAGGCCGCCTTCCTCGACCCGGTCGTCCTCGTCGAGCCCGCGTGCCAGCAGGAAGTGTGCGCGCTTCTCCGGCGTCGCCCAGTCGCGCTCGCTGGCGGCGACGCGGAGGCGGAAACCGCCCGGCACGTTCACCCGCTGGTTGAAGTCGTAGAAGATCGGAAACACTTTTTCGATGTCGTCGCGGATCAGGTTGTAGTCGCCGGCGAGGCGCTCCCAGTCCACCCGGGTGTGGGGCAGGGTGGCCTTCGCGATGCCGGCGACGATCCACGGTTCCGAGCGCAGGTGCTCCGAGGCCGGCTTCAGCGTGCCGGCCGACGCGTGCACCATCGACATGGAATCTTCCACCGTCACCGCTTGCGGCCCGGTCGCCTGCACATCGAGCTCCGTGCGGCCCAGGCAGGGCAGGATGATCGATTCCTTCGCCAGCAGCAGGTGCGAGCGATTGAGCTTGGTGGCGATGTGCACGGCCAGGTCGAGCTTGCGCATCGCCATGAAGGTTTCTTCGGTATCCGGCATGGCCACCGCGAGGTTGCCACCCAGTGCGATCATCGCTTTCGAACGGCCCTCGCGAATGGCGATGATCGAGGCCACCGCATCGTGCCCGTGCGCCACCGGCGGCTCGAAGCCGTAGGTGCGGCGGATGCCTTCGTTGAGCTCGGCGTTGGGCTTCTCGGTGATGCCCACCGTCCGGTCGCCCTGCACGTTGCTGTGGCCGCGCAGGGGGCAGATGCCCGCGCCTTCGCGGCCGATGTTGCCGCGCATCAGCAACAGGTTGGCGATCTGCTGGACGTTCTCGGTGCCGTGCTGGTGCTGGGTGATGCCCATGCCATAGCAGACGATCACGGCCTTCGCCTTCGCGTAGATCGATGCGGCGTATTCAATCTCGCTACGGGTCAGGCCGCTGCAGCGTTCGATGTCGGCCCAGTCGGTGTTCAGTACGTCCTGCACCAGGGCATCGAAGCCAAGCGTGTTCGCGGCGATGAACTCGTGGTCGAGCACCGGCGGAAGGCCAGCCTGTCGCGCGATGGCATCTTCTTCCACCAGGTAACGCATCATGCCCTTGAGCACGGCCACGTCGCCGCCGATCTTCACCTTGTAATAGGTGGAGGCAATGCGCACGGATTTGCCGGTGAGCATTTCCACCGGGTGCTGCGGTGAGGTGAAACGCTCCAGGCCGCGCTCGGGCATGGGGTTGATCACGACGATGGGCACGTTGCGCAGCGACGCCTCGCGCAGCGTGGAGAGCATGCGCGGGTGGTTCGTGCCCGGGTTGTGGCCGATGCAGAAAATGGCGTCGCAGTGGTCGAAGTCCTCGAGGGTCACCGTCCCCTTGCCCGAGCCCACCGACTTCGGCAGGCCGACGCTGGTGGCCTCGTGGCACATGTTCGAGCAGTCGGGGAAGTTGTTGGTGCCGTACTCACGGACGAAC is part of the Luteibacter pinisoli genome and harbors:
- the fusA gene encoding elongation factor G translates to MSTRDTTIPVGRWRNLGIIAHVDAGKTTLTERLLYKTGTIHRTGEVHDGATTTDHMELERERGITIGAAAVRANWTPEGGLPHRLTLIDTPGHIDFAIEVERSLRVLDGAVVVFSGVAGVQPQSETVWHQARRHGVPLMAFVNKMDRPGADFDATLVQMREKLGANPWVVAQPVIDGEHIVGLVDLVAERTWLFDEKGTPVITPWSADERAAHANARAELIAAIADKDDDLAELWLAEKPVDAEALTAALRRGTLAGLGQPVLPGSAFRNVGIEPLLDAFVAYLPSPLDRPSVVGHTDHGDIQVAPDAAAPLAALVFKVVNQSHGPLAFVRVYSGRLHVGDAVWRSGSERTQRVGRLAVVRADDTEAVESAEAGDIVAIMGWKDVATGETLADTHHHVRLETIQAQPAVLSWRLSPERSADLLKLGNGLARLAQEDPSFRVSTDPETGETLVWGMGELHLEVMVERLRREWGVQVRTGSPRVAYQETPARPSGPVEGKLAKQTGGSGQFARVVLSVSPVEGDANRYEDRTTGGVIPKQFQSSVQKGAEQALLEGPRGYPVVGAEVLVLDGQAHAVDSNEAAFHRAAQIAVRSALEATGTVLLEPVMRVSVSAPGVAVGDVLGDLQRRGGQIVNLTDKQERTEIEADVPLAQLDGYSTTLRSLSQGRASATVAFHAYRPATVQEARKQA
- a CDS encoding molybdopterin molybdotransferase MoeA codes for the protein MLTYAEALATLVREAHPLGTERVGLSVSAGRLLGADITSPLSLPSFDNAAMDGFAIRSGEGDLPAGTRFTVAGMQAAGDDTAAWPGSDACEIATGARVPDGFDTVVPVERCERNGDSVQLMQDEKRGQNIRRTGGDIAAGAVALRAGRRIDAAAIMLLAALGIDELTVVRRPRVAIINTGSELHASGPLPDGGIHDSNGPFLEAMMASWGVEALPRRRVRDTGDAFHHAVADARAAGADLILTTGAVSAGRFDFVPSALEAMGARELFHKVAIRPGKPILAARFDDGPLVLGLPGNPIAVAVGHRFFVAPVLRAMAGLPPEQPQRVRLDEAYEARPGLQHFALGRVAPDAEGRQVACVQRNQAAYRIVPFTQANAWLAADSAFGDVVDAWPLDPAAAP
- the mobA gene encoding molybdenum cofactor guanylyltransferase, with the translated sequence MIGVILAGGLSSRMGEDKALLRIDGRTLLERTRDVLVEAGAERIVISGARDGGIPDRWPGKGPIGGIASVAAQLMDGELLIVPVDMPALEVATLARLRDEQRMRATRWAGHPLPMRLTLDAITRATLAEMLGLEGRDCSVSALQARVGVATLSLDGVDTRTLVNCNTPDDWREANA
- a CDS encoding DUF7009 family protein gives rise to the protein MRVQLENDTIRVRIDEDELAELLDNVALMGSTAFGRAFTMRYAIDATNSPACVLDGNAHEWRLEVPLAHLAELKARLPAKEGLVYDIPGNDTVATTVVLDVDIKDSLKRRR
- the fdhD gene encoding formate dehydrogenase accessory sulfurtransferase FdhD, which gives rise to MRPEHTTPLGSASRPVTRYERGRITQDDDRLAEEIPVALHFNGKPFAVMMASPVDLEDFARGFALTENRVSDVREITAIEIHEGLEGISIDVVTAQAAANDAPVVPERNIPGRSGCGICGTRELEDVIRRPRPVAAGTTVTPDAIERALEALRAEQPINAFTGSVHAAAWARTDGSLMVVREDVGRHNALDKLIGAMTRRGIDPREGFAVITSRASYEMVTKAAVAGITVLVAISAPTALAVALATDCGMTLAGFARPGRFNVYSRPERIRDAGL
- a CDS encoding FdhF/YdeP family oxidoreductase, with the translated sequence MSDERVPGIDEYDSPAGGWGALGAVARALSGQMALARESIALHKVNQPEGFDCPGCAWPDPKETSSFEFCENGAKAVSWEATAKRVRPEFFAKNTVTDLWKLSDYALEGLGRLTHPMAYDPGTDTFQPVAWDEAFRRIGEGLRALPDPNMAEFYTSGRASNEAAFLYQLFVREYGTNNFPDCSNMCHEATSVGLPKSVGSGKGTVTLEDFDHCDAIFCIGHNPGTNHPRMLSTLREASLRNVPIVVINPMPERGLERFTSPQHPVEMLTGKSVRIASTYYKVKIGGDVAVLKGMMRYLVEEDAIARQAGLPPVLDHEFIAANTLGFDALVQDVLNTDWADIERCSGLTRSEIEYAASIYAKAKAVIVCYGMGITQHQHGTENVQQIANLLLMRGNIGREGAGICPLRGHSNVQGDRTVGITEKPNAELNEGIRRTYGFEPPVAHGHDAVASIIAIREGRSKAMIALGGNLAVAMPDTEETFMAMRKLDLAVHIATKLNRSHLLLAKESIILPCLGRTELDVQATGPQAVTVEDSMSMVHASAGTLKPASEHLRSEPWIVAGIAKATLPHTRVDWERLAGDYNLIRDDIEKVFPIFYDFNQRVNVPGGFRLRVAASERDWATPEKRAHFLLARGLDEDDRVEEGGLMLTTIRSHDQYNTTIYGLNDRYRGVTGRRDVVFLHASDLAARGLKHGDRIDILATGRNIADGRQRAVRGFTAVAYDIAEGSVAMYYPEGNALISLENHDSHSGTPTYKSVPVRVVASTEPAPKTRRPHTAHAT